A genomic stretch from Festucalex cinctus isolate MCC-2025b chromosome 13, RoL_Fcin_1.0, whole genome shotgun sequence includes:
- the polr2d gene encoding DNA-directed RNA polymerase II subunit RPB4, which translates to MAAATSAAHVGDVEEDASQLLFPKEFENSETLLNSEVRMLLEHRKQQNESAEDEQELSEVFMKTLNYTVRFSRFKNRETITAVRSLLLQKKLHKFELASLANLCPEAAEEAKALIPSLEGRFEDEELQQILDDIQTKRSFQY; encoded by the exons ATGGCGGCCGCGACCTCGGCGGCGCATGTAGGCGATGTGGAAGAAGATGCCTCGCAGCTGCTCTTTCCCAAAG AGTTCGAGAATTCCGAGACGCTGCTGAACTCGGAGGTGCGCATGTTGCTGGAGCACCGCAAGCAGCAGAACGAGAGCGCCGAGGACGAGCAGGAGCTTTCTGAGGTCTTTATGAAGACCCTCAACTATACCGTGCGCTTCAGCCGCTTCAAGAACCGAGAGACCATCACGGCCGTGCGCAG CCTTCTCCTCCAGAAAAAGCTGCACAAGTTCGAGTTGGCCAGTTTGGCCAACTTGTGTCCCGAAGCGGCCGAGGAAGCCAAGGCCCTGATCCCCAG TTTGGAGGGGCGCTTTGAAGACGAAGAGCTGCAGCAGATTCTGGATGACATCCAGACCAAGAGAAGTTTCCAGTACTGA
- the abcf3 gene encoding ATP-binding cassette sub-family F member 3 isoform X1, with product MAATYVEILRSEFPDIDSELFDYITGVLDGCGADFEDGEEVFEAVGGVLQEVSADTKNEDDVRGICLRMFNTLRLSGCPTSQRQVLLDAPVQLSQMSSDTTSANDDIQGIWMMKRPQNTMVDSKKLEKAEAKLKAKHERRNEKDSHKASAPIVLEEASASQASSKKEGRADQAGKNRSYDIRIENFDVSFGERCLLQGAELSLAAARRYGLIGRNGLGKTTLLKMLASRSLRVPPHISILHVEQEVAGDDTTALQSVLESDDLREGLLQEERRLNARMANGMAEGTESVRLSEIYCKLEEIEADKAPARASIILAGLGFSPKMQQQPTKEFSGGWRMRLALARALFARPDLLLLDEPTNMLDVSAILWLENYLQTWQSTILVVSHDRNFLNAVVTDIVHLHSHRLDSYRGDYENFVKTKEDRLKNQQREYEAQLQYRQHIQVFIDRFRYNANRAAQVQSKLKVLERLPELKPVEKEAEVTLRFPDNFEKLSPPILQLDEVEFYYTPDQRLFSGLNLSADLESRVCIVGQNGAGKSTVLKLLMGELTPISGVRQAHRNLKIGYFSQHHVDQLDLNVCSVELLLNKFPGRTEEEYRHQLGGYGITGELATRPVASLSGGQKSRVAFAQMTMSCPNFYILDEPTNHLDMETIEALANALSKFKGGVVLVSHDERLIRLVCKELWVCEGGKVFRLDGGFDQYRDVLHEQFKKEGYL from the exons ATGGCGGCGACGTACGTGGAGATTCTGAGGAGCGAGTTTCCTGACATCGACTCGGAGTTGTTCGACTACATCACAG GCGTGCTGGACGGCTGTGGGGCCGACTTTGAGGATGGCGAGGAAGTGTTCGAGGCGGTGGGCGGCGTCCTGCAGGAGGTGTCTGCCGATACGAAAAATGAGGACGACGTCCGAGGCATCTGCCTGCGCATGTTCAACACGCTGAGGCT GAGCGGCTGTCCCACCTCCCAGCGTCAGGTGTTGCTGGACGCGCCGGTGCAGCTTTCCCAGATGTCGAGCGACACGA CCTCGGCCAATGACGACATTCagggcatctggatgatgaagCGTCCTCAGAACACG ATGGTGGACAGCAAGAAGCTGGAGAAGGCTGAGGCCAAGCTGAAAGCCAAACACGAGCGACGCAATGAGAAGGACTCGCACAAGGCGTCCGCTCCTAT TGTCTTGGAGGAAGCATCAGCCAGTCAGGCCAGCAGCAAAAAAGAAGGACGAGCCGACCAGGCGGGAAAGAACCGCAGCTACGACATCCGCATTGAGAACTTTGACGTATCCTTTGGAGAGAG GTGTCTTCTTCAAGGCGCCGAGCTTTCGCTGGCGGCGGCCCGGCGCTACGGCCTGATCGGCCGGAACGGCTTGGGCAAAACCACGCTGCTCAAGATGCTGGCCAGCCGCAGCCTGCGCGTCCCTCCTCACATCTCCATCCTCCACGTGGAGCAGGAAGTGGCGGGCGATGACACCACGGCACTGCAGAGCGTCCTGGAAAGCGACGATCTCAGGGAGGGCCTGCTCCAGGAAGAACGACGCCTCAACGCGCGCATGGCCAACGGAAT GGCCGAGGGGACGGAGAGCGTCCGCCTGTCGGAAATTTACTGCAAACTGGAGGAGATTGAAGCCGACAAAGCCCCCGCACG AGCCTCCATCATCTTGGCTGGTCTCGGATTTTCACCCAAAATGCAGCAGCAGCCCACCAA agAGTTTTCAGGAGGCTGGAGGATGAGGTTAGCATTAGCAAGAGCTCTCTTTGCACg GCCTGACCTGCTGCTCCTCGATG AACCCACCAACATGTTGGACGTCAGCGCCATCCTGTGGCTGGAGAACTACTTGCAG ACGTGGCAGTCCACCATCTTGGTGGTGTCTCACGACCGCAACTTCCTCAACGCGGTGGTGACGGACATCGTGCACCTGCACTCGCACAGGCTGGACAGTTACCGTGGCGACTACGAGAACTTTGTCAAGACCAAAGAAGATCGACTCAAGAACCAACAGCGAGAGTACGAGGCGCAGCTGCAGTACAGGCAACATATACAG gtGTTTATCGACAGGTTTCGCTACAACGCCAACCGAGCGGCTCAAGTGCAGAGcaaactcaaagtgctggaaagATT GCCCGAACTGAAGCCCGTGGAAAAAGAAGCCGAGGTCACGTTAAG GTTTCCGGACAATTTTGAGAAGTTGTCGCCTCCCATCCTGCAGTTAGACGAGGTGGAGTTCTACTACACGCCCGACCAGCGCCTCTTCTCCGGACTCAACCTGTCCGCCGACCTGGAGTCGCGCGTCTGCATC GTGGGCCAAAACGGCGCCGGCAAGAGTACGGTCCTCAAGCTTCTGATGGGCGAGCTGACGCCCATCAGCGGAGTCCGACAAGCTCACAG GAATCTGAAGATTGGCTACTTCAGTCAGCACCACGTGGACCAGCTGGACCTCAATGTTTGCTCCGTGGAGCTGCTTCTCAATAAATTCCCCG GTCGGACGGAGGAGGAATACCGCCACCAGCTGGGAGGTTACGGTATCACGGGGGAGCTGGCCACCAGGCCCGTCGCCAGCCTGTCGGGAGGCCAGAAGAGTCGGGTGGCCTTCGCCCAGATGACCATGTCCTG CCCCAACTTCTACATCCTGGACGAGCCCACCAATCATTTGGACATGGAGACCATTGAGGCGCTCGCCAACGCGCTTAGCAAATTCAAA GGCGGCGTGGTCCTGGTGTCGCACGACGAGCGTCTGATCCGGCTGGTGTGCAAGGAGCTGTGGGTGTGCGAGGGCGGCAAAGTCTTTCGCCTGGACGGCGGCTTCGACCAATACCGTGACGTACTGCACGAGCAGTTCAAGAAAGAGGGTTATCTGTGA
- the abcf3 gene encoding ATP-binding cassette sub-family F member 3 isoform X2: protein MFNTLRLSGCPTSQRQVLLDAPVQLSQMSSDTTSANDDIQGIWMMKRPQNTMVDSKKLEKAEAKLKAKHERRNEKDSHKASAPIVLEEASASQASSKKEGRADQAGKNRSYDIRIENFDVSFGERCLLQGAELSLAAARRYGLIGRNGLGKTTLLKMLASRSLRVPPHISILHVEQEVAGDDTTALQSVLESDDLREGLLQEERRLNARMANGMAEGTESVRLSEIYCKLEEIEADKAPARASIILAGLGFSPKMQQQPTKEFSGGWRMRLALARALFARPDLLLLDEPTNMLDVSAILWLENYLQTWQSTILVVSHDRNFLNAVVTDIVHLHSHRLDSYRGDYENFVKTKEDRLKNQQREYEAQLQYRQHIQVFIDRFRYNANRAAQVQSKLKVLERLPELKPVEKEAEVTLRFPDNFEKLSPPILQLDEVEFYYTPDQRLFSGLNLSADLESRVCIVGQNGAGKSTVLKLLMGELTPISGVRQAHRNLKIGYFSQHHVDQLDLNVCSVELLLNKFPGRTEEEYRHQLGGYGITGELATRPVASLSGGQKSRVAFAQMTMSCPNFYILDEPTNHLDMETIEALANALSKFKGGVVLVSHDERLIRLVCKELWVCEGGKVFRLDGGFDQYRDVLHEQFKKEGYL from the exons ATGTTCAACACGCTGAGGCT GAGCGGCTGTCCCACCTCCCAGCGTCAGGTGTTGCTGGACGCGCCGGTGCAGCTTTCCCAGATGTCGAGCGACACGA CCTCGGCCAATGACGACATTCagggcatctggatgatgaagCGTCCTCAGAACACG ATGGTGGACAGCAAGAAGCTGGAGAAGGCTGAGGCCAAGCTGAAAGCCAAACACGAGCGACGCAATGAGAAGGACTCGCACAAGGCGTCCGCTCCTAT TGTCTTGGAGGAAGCATCAGCCAGTCAGGCCAGCAGCAAAAAAGAAGGACGAGCCGACCAGGCGGGAAAGAACCGCAGCTACGACATCCGCATTGAGAACTTTGACGTATCCTTTGGAGAGAG GTGTCTTCTTCAAGGCGCCGAGCTTTCGCTGGCGGCGGCCCGGCGCTACGGCCTGATCGGCCGGAACGGCTTGGGCAAAACCACGCTGCTCAAGATGCTGGCCAGCCGCAGCCTGCGCGTCCCTCCTCACATCTCCATCCTCCACGTGGAGCAGGAAGTGGCGGGCGATGACACCACGGCACTGCAGAGCGTCCTGGAAAGCGACGATCTCAGGGAGGGCCTGCTCCAGGAAGAACGACGCCTCAACGCGCGCATGGCCAACGGAAT GGCCGAGGGGACGGAGAGCGTCCGCCTGTCGGAAATTTACTGCAAACTGGAGGAGATTGAAGCCGACAAAGCCCCCGCACG AGCCTCCATCATCTTGGCTGGTCTCGGATTTTCACCCAAAATGCAGCAGCAGCCCACCAA agAGTTTTCAGGAGGCTGGAGGATGAGGTTAGCATTAGCAAGAGCTCTCTTTGCACg GCCTGACCTGCTGCTCCTCGATG AACCCACCAACATGTTGGACGTCAGCGCCATCCTGTGGCTGGAGAACTACTTGCAG ACGTGGCAGTCCACCATCTTGGTGGTGTCTCACGACCGCAACTTCCTCAACGCGGTGGTGACGGACATCGTGCACCTGCACTCGCACAGGCTGGACAGTTACCGTGGCGACTACGAGAACTTTGTCAAGACCAAAGAAGATCGACTCAAGAACCAACAGCGAGAGTACGAGGCGCAGCTGCAGTACAGGCAACATATACAG gtGTTTATCGACAGGTTTCGCTACAACGCCAACCGAGCGGCTCAAGTGCAGAGcaaactcaaagtgctggaaagATT GCCCGAACTGAAGCCCGTGGAAAAAGAAGCCGAGGTCACGTTAAG GTTTCCGGACAATTTTGAGAAGTTGTCGCCTCCCATCCTGCAGTTAGACGAGGTGGAGTTCTACTACACGCCCGACCAGCGCCTCTTCTCCGGACTCAACCTGTCCGCCGACCTGGAGTCGCGCGTCTGCATC GTGGGCCAAAACGGCGCCGGCAAGAGTACGGTCCTCAAGCTTCTGATGGGCGAGCTGACGCCCATCAGCGGAGTCCGACAAGCTCACAG GAATCTGAAGATTGGCTACTTCAGTCAGCACCACGTGGACCAGCTGGACCTCAATGTTTGCTCCGTGGAGCTGCTTCTCAATAAATTCCCCG GTCGGACGGAGGAGGAATACCGCCACCAGCTGGGAGGTTACGGTATCACGGGGGAGCTGGCCACCAGGCCCGTCGCCAGCCTGTCGGGAGGCCAGAAGAGTCGGGTGGCCTTCGCCCAGATGACCATGTCCTG CCCCAACTTCTACATCCTGGACGAGCCCACCAATCATTTGGACATGGAGACCATTGAGGCGCTCGCCAACGCGCTTAGCAAATTCAAA GGCGGCGTGGTCCTGGTGTCGCACGACGAGCGTCTGATCCGGCTGGTGTGCAAGGAGCTGTGGGTGTGCGAGGGCGGCAAAGTCTTTCGCCTGGACGGCGGCTTCGACCAATACCGTGACGTACTGCACGAGCAGTTCAAGAAAGAGGGTTATCTGTGA
- the col4a4 gene encoding uncharacterized protein col4a4 — MRLRCFLMLLTSTTVLGGDDTELCAGRDCSACRCLPAKGARGSPGSLGRQGLPGPPGFPGPQGPPGEKGKRGAEGTAGPPGSKGDMGAVGVPGFPGLEGVPGHPGPAGGPGFPGVDGCNGTRGRQGNPGLTGEQGPRGEVGFQGPKGFPGGPAFFYLQYPGVPGDAGFVGLPGLPGGPGPRGSNGFLGPVGPDGVTGLPGLPGSRGLPGERGRSVPGPKGDEGEQGLQGPPGPFEYVDPPEDFYIKGEQGSAGPKGTCGAQGLPGLDGLLGMKGEKGIVGLPGPRGLPGRPGLPGYKGAKGALGSSGLPGLIGQEGLKGILGDPGLTGLPQEIVITLSGDAGDPGTPGLMGPPGDRGFMGTQGPRGSPGRSIPGPAGVVGVRGTPGSKGDKGDLGQVFTDQAFPGESGRPGSPGPRGEKGQPGRPGYYCLPGVPGESGEPGERGPSGAPGNYGFKGRQGECSCGPPVVVRGAPGPVGRSGLPGYPGSPGAQGSRGENGCAGETGATGQLGLGGLPGVKGFKGQKGDFVVVEIKGEKGESGESGLAGRQGFPGRKGQDGLPGLPGSSGPQGESYSGSPGDQGFPGLPGPKGLIGPPGPQGSGVVGAIGKRGDPGTPGLPGFSGFPGLKGVQGETLPCIPRNPGAPGQKGETGDTGLRGLPGPPGFSGFTGPDGPEGEKGQSGLPGPPGPEGPRGLIGDTGVEGPEGFSFAGEPGSPGAPGTSGLRGPAGESYIGSSGPIGFPGLAGSQGPKGVPGPAGNQGLQGVPGLPGIPGPKGQRGQDGAPGNIGTPGPIYDLCERGIPGPNGPPGPEGATGPPGCSGEKGDMGEPGSPGYGPRGPVGKPGSPGFPGYPGLPGPPGPSGDSGFAGWDGRKGLVGPPGKNGVQGVQGLIGFPGYPGRTGERGPRGQDGRPGCQGPKGEMGCKGYPGPPGEVLGVPIKGTSGKPGLPGVNGFPGARGNKGTPGLAGKPGYPGTNMPLGISGPPGPPGSSGKPGLSGRPGSPGPSGFLGFPGETGDPGDQGSPGRPGEHGQRGRPGAKGDQGESRSRPGLPGDKGPPGDAGPPGASGPQGDPGALGFTGERGQRGSKGELGQPGMQGPPGVIGPPGTRGRPGVPGLPGNAGADGPPGPQGVSGLRGPPGPLGLHGLDGLKGVKGDIGTRGLSIPGSQGLQGLPGDKGPPGPPGIPGSSQPGPPGPKGPSGSKGPQGQVGPLGEPGPDCKNPPSGISGDPGEPGPDGEPGYPGNMGDSGPNPPVPGDDGDNGDNGCPGPKGDKGLPGPKGQAGIGGFPGFKGERGSSGLMGIPGNPGPRGFPGPTGPPGSQGCTGPAGPKGEMGRVFPCPNYPSPPRGPPGPPGLPGLTGSAGFQGDSGLDGLKGEKGHGGCVGPQGPRGPPGPTGEPGRRGLEGESGEVGAKGDPGLTGDRGPPGPSKTLNAGFLMVIHSQTKVPPSCPQGMQILWVGYSLLYLEGQEKAHTQDLGQAGSCMRFFSTMPFASCNMGTCSYAGRNDKSYWLSATAAVPALPVGGASIQEHISRCAVCEAPSPPVALHSQSSMRPTCPPEWTSLWTGYSFLMHTGAGDEGGGQSLTSSGSCLRDFRPQPFVECQGPRGTCHYFSNIYSFWLTAPDADADAQIRQHAASVGRCNVCIKLASQ; from the exons ATGAGACTCAG GTGCTTCCTGATGCTCCTGACCAGCACCACCGTACTTGGG GGCGACGACACGGAGCTGTGCGCTGGGCGAGACTGTTCCGCCTGTCGATGCTTGCCAGCGAAGGGAGCCAGG GGGTCTCCAGGGTCTCTTGGACGTCAGGGCCTTCCGGGGCCACCAGGCTTCCCAGGCCCTCAGGGTCCTCCAGGAGAGAAAGGCAAGCGAGGGGCTGAAGGCACAGCAGGACCTCCAGGATCAAAGGGAGACATg ggagcCGTTGGTGTTCCCGGATTTCCCGGTTTAGAGGGAGTCCCG GGTCACCCGGGCCCAGCTGGCGGTCCTGGTTTTCcaggtgtggatggttgtaaCGGGACAAGAGGAAGGCAGGGAAATCCTGGACTGACTGGAGAACAAGGGCCCCGCGGTGAAGTG GGTTTTCAAGGACCAAAGGGATTTCCAGGAGGGCCAGCGTTCTTCTATCTGCAATACCCCGGAGTACCC GGTGACGCCGGCTTCGTGGGACTTCCTGGTCTGCCG GGTGGACCAGGTCCCAGAGGTTCAAATGGTTTTCTGGGTCCTGTTGGTCCTGACGGTGTAACT GGTCTCCCTGGCCTGCCAGGATCCAGAGGCTTACCT GGCGAACGAGGTCGATCGGTGCCGGGCCCAAAAGGGGACGAG GGGGAACAAGGCTTACAGGGGCCTCCGGGGCCATTTGAGTATGTCGATCCCCCAGAGGACTTTTACATCAAAGGAGAGCAG GGTTCAGCGGGGCCTAAAGGGACGTGTGGAGCTCAAGGCCTGCCA GGTCTGGATGGCCTTCTTGGCATGAAAGGAGAGAAGGGGATTGTGGGACTTCCCGGACCCAGG GGACTCCCAGGACGTCCCGGTCTACCTGGTTACAAAGGAGCTAAG GGAGCTCTAGGAAGTTCTGGTCTTCCAGGTCTGATCGGACAAGAAGGTCTAAAG GGCATTCTGGGAGATCCCGGTCTCACAGGCCTCCCTCAGGAAATTGTCATCACACTGTCTG GTGACGCTGGAGATCCAGGGACTCCAGGACTGATGGGACCTCCAGGAGATCGTGGATTCATGGGAACGCAGGGGCCACGAGGATCGCCTGGCAGATCCATACCAG GACCAGCAGGTGTTGTGGGAGTGAGAGGGACTCCAGGAAGTAAAGGTGACAAAGGAGATCTGGGCCAGGTTTTCACAGATCAAGCATTCCCTGGGGAAAGTGGAAGACCTGGAAGCCCAGGACCCAGAGGAGAAAAAGGACAACCGGGGAGGCCAG GCTATTACTGCCTTCCTGGAGTGCCAGGAGAATCTGGAGAACCTGGTGAACGAGGGCCCTCCGGGGCCCCAGGCAATTACGGATTCAAAG GACGCCAAGGTGAATGCTCCTGCGGTCCTCCAGTTGTGGTGCGGGGAGCCCCAGGGCCAGTGGGGAGGTCTGGTTTGCCAGGGTATCCGGGATCCCCTGGAGCTCAGGGGTCAAGAGGGGAGAACGGCTGCGCGGGAGAGACGGGAGCAACTGGACAACTG GGCCTGGGTGGCTTACCTGGTGTCAAAGGGTTCAAAGGCCAAAAGGGAGACTTTGTTGTGGTggaaattaaag GTGAGAAGGGCGAAAGTGGTGAGTCGGGTCTTGCAGGTAGACAAGGTTTTCCTGGGAGAAAAGGGCAGGATGGACTCCCTGGACTCCCTGGAAGCTCTGGACCTCAG GGAGAAAGTTATTCTGGTTCTCCCGGGGACCAAGGCTTTCCGGGTCTCCCTGGGCCCAAAGGACTAATCGGACCACCTGGCCCCCAGGGATCAGGTGTGGTTGGAGCAATAGGAAAGCGGGGAGACCCAGGAACCCCGGGACTTCCGGGTTTCTCTGGCTTTCCTGGCCTGAAAGGTGTTCAAG GAGAAACTCTTCCTTGTATACCCAGAAACCCTGGAGCCCCAGGACAGAAAGGGGAGACCGGAGATACAG GCCTCAGAGGGCTTCCTGGTCCTCCTGGTTTCAGTGGATTCACAGGACCTGACGGACCTGAAGGGGAAAAAGGACAATCTGGACTTCCTGGACCACCTGGACCAGAAG GACCACGAGGTCTTATTGGAGATACTGGAGTTGAAGGACCTGAAGGATTCAGTTTTGCTGGCGAGCCAG GCTCTCCAGGTGCACCAGGCACTTCTGGACTGAGAGGACCAGCTGGAGAGTCTTACATTGGTAGCTCAGGACCCATTGGCTTTCCTGGGCTAGCAGGCTCTCAGGGACCTAAAGGAGTCCCAGGCCCAGCTGGCAACCAGGGTTTGCAAG GTGTCCCAGGTCTTCCCGGGATTCCAGGGCCAAAGGGCCAGAGAGGACAAGATGGGGCACCGGGCAATATTGGTACCCCGGGCCCTATCTATGATCTGTGCGAAAGAGGAATACCTGGTCCCAATGGCCCTCCAGGTCCAGAAGGAGCTACTGGCCCCCCGG GGTGCTCTGGGGAGAAAGGTGATATGGGAGAACCAGGATCTCCAGGTTATGGCCCCCGTGGCCCTGTGGGCAAACCAGGGTCTCCTGGTTTTCCTGGGTATCCGGGACTTCCGGGTCCCCCTGGTCCCAGTGGAGACTCTGGATTTGCAGGTTGGGATGGACGGAAAG GTCTGGTGGGGCCCCCTGGTAAGAACGGTGTCCAAGGAGTGCAAGGATTGATTGGGTTCCCAGGATACCCGGGGAGGACAGGAGAGAGAGGACCTCGTGGACAAGATGGCAGGCCAGGATGTCAAGGTCCCAAAGGAGAGATGG GCTGTAAAGGATACCCAGGACCGCCTGGGGAGGTACTGGGCGTCCCTATCAAAGGTACGAGTGGAAAACCTGGTCTCCCCGGTGTCAACGGCTTCCCCGGTGCACGAG GAAATAAGGGCACACCAGGTCTTGCAGGGAAACCTGGGTACCCAGGCACCAATATGCCCTTGGGAATCAGCGGGCCTCCGGGTCCGCCAGGGTCATCAGGCAAACCAGGGCTTTCTGGAAGACCTGGGTCTCCTGGACCTTCCGGTTTCCTCGGCTTTCCTGGAGAAACAGGAGACCCA GGTGACCAAGGATCCCCTGGGAGACCTGGTGAACACGGTCAACGAGGACGTCCTGGGGCCAAAG GTGATCAAGGAGAGTCACGTAGTAGGCCTGGTCTACCTGGAGACAAGGGGCCTCCCGGAGACGCTGGACCTCCAG GTGCCTCTGGACCTCAAGGTGACCCTGGAGCACTGGGTTTCACTGGCGAGCGAGGCCAGAGAGGCTCCAAAGGAGAGCTGGGACAGCCTGGGATGCAAGGACCACCAG GTGTGATTGGGCCACCGGGCACCAGAGGTCGCCCAGGGGTTCCAGGTCTTCCTGGTAATGCGGGTGCTGACGGTCCCCCTGGACCGCAGGGTGTCTCCGGACTCCGAG GTCCTCCTGGGCCACTAGGACTTCATGGCCTGGATGGACTAAAGGGTGTGAAAGGAGACATTGGCACCAGGG GGCTCAGTATTCCAGGCTCCCAAGGTTTACAAGGTCTTCCAGGAGATAAAGGCCCGCCTGGTCCCCCAGGTATCCCAGGTTCATCACAGCCTGGACCTCCAGGACCCAAGGGCCCTTCAGGATCAAAAG GGCCACAAGGACAAGTTGGTCCGTTAGGTGAACCCGGACCTGATTGCAAAAATCCTCCCTCAGGGATTTCGGGAGATCCTGGTGAGCCTGGACCTGATGGAGAGCCAG GTTACCCTGGCAACATGGGGGATTCGGGTCCTAACCCTCCAGTACCTGGTGATGATGGGGACAACGGGGACAATGGATGCCCTGGTCCAAAGGGTGACAAAGGACTTCCAGGGCCCAAAGGACAAGCAGGCATAGGTGGATTTCCAGGGTTCAAAG GTGAGCGAGGATCCTCAGGCCTGATGGGCATACCTGGAAATCCAGGCCCTAGAGGTTTCCCAGGACCAACTGGACCTCCTGGGTCTCAGGGCTGTACTGGTCCGGCGGGTCCAAAGGGGGAGATGGGcagagtttttccttgccccaATTACCCTTCACCCCCACGAGGCCCTCCAGGACCCCCGGGGTTACCTGGTCTAACAGGAAGTGCTGGTTTTCAGGGAGACAGTGGACTTGACGGACTCAAAG gtgAAAAGGGCCATGGCGGGTGTGTTGGTCCCCAAGGCCCAAGGGGGCCACCGGGTCCTACTGGGGAACCAGGTCGACGAGGTCTGGAAGGAGAGAGCGGCGAGGTGGGAGCCAAGG GTGATCCTGGTTTGACTGGAGACCGTGGACCTCCTGGACCATCCAAAACCTTGAACGCAGGCTTCCTAATGGTCATCCACAGCCAGACCAAAGTGCCTCCGTCGTGTCCGCAGGGGATGCAAATTCTGTGGGTGGGATACAGTCTGTTGTACCTGGAAGGCCAGGAGAAGGCGCACACTCAGGACCTCG GTCAGGCGGGCTCCTGCATGCGCTTCTTCTCCACCATGCCGTTCGCCTCGTGCAACATGGGAACGTGCTCATACGCCGGCCGCAACGACAAATCCTACTGGCTGTCGGCCACAGCCGCCGTGCCCGCCCTGCCCGTGGGTGGAGCCTCCATCCAAGAGCACATCAGCCGCTGCGCCGTTTGCGAGGCGCCCTCCCCCCCTGTGGCCCTGCACAGCCAGTCGTCCATGCGGCCCACCTGCCCCCCTGAATGGACCAGCCTGTGGACCGGATACTCCTTCCTCATG CACACGGGCGCGGGAGACGAGGGTGGTGGTCAGTCCCTGACGTCTTCGGGCAGTTGCTTGCGGGACTTCCGGCCGCAGCCGTTCGTGGAATGCCAGGGACCGCGGGGGACGTGCCATTACTTCTCCAACATCTACAGCTTCTGGCTGACGGCGCCCGACGCCGATGCCGACGCCCAGATCCGCCAGCACGCTGCCAGCGTGGGACGCTGCAACGTCTGCATCAAGTTGGCGTCACAGTGA